Proteins found in one Ovis aries strain OAR_USU_Benz2616 breed Rambouillet chromosome 19, ARS-UI_Ramb_v3.0, whole genome shotgun sequence genomic segment:
- the C19H3orf62 gene encoding uncharacterized protein C3orf62 homolog, which produces MSEKLRRCRKELTAAIDRAFEGVSHSQECSGRPRVEPDAAPLSFPLPVHRLLCRRHPLVACSSVAPFSPIPGALENENVAFAPNHAPVNAKPQVLCPKRNPLSSKENILVRSSILAPERQFWRAAGDGENWKKDSLRNDTEKDVKVDTSIPLSGSSQEVTKDLLDMIDHTSIRTIEELAGKLEFENELNRVCGHCEDSPFKDEAWALLVDESPQKAPDADSGGLRQAFDDRNIVETVLDLEEDYNLMTSFKYQIE; this is translated from the exons ATGTCTGAGAAACTGAGGAGATGCAGAAAGGAGCTGACTGCAGCCATCGACCGGGCCTTTGAAGGAGTCAGCCATTCCCAGGAGTGCTCGGGCCGCCCGCGGGTGGAGCCCGACGCCGCCCcgctctccttccccctccccgtGCACCGGCTCCTCTGCCGGAGGCACCCGCTGGTAGCCTGCTCTTCTGTGGCTCCATTCTCTCCCATCCCTGGCGCTCTGGAGAACGAGAACGTGGCTTTTGCACCAAACCATGCCCCCGTGAATGCAAAGCCCCAGGTGCTCTGCCCCAAAAGAAACCCTCTGAGCAGCAAGGAAAACATCCTGGTGCGTTCCTCCATTTTGGCACCCGAAAGACAGTTTTGGCGAGCAGCAGGAGACGGGGAGAactggaaaaaagacagtctAAG gaatgatacagagaaggaTGTGAAAGTTGACACAAGCATCCCACTCAGTGGTTCCAGCCAAGAGGTTACAAAGGATCTGCTTGATATGATTG accaTACAAGCATCCGAACTATTGAAGAATTGGCTGGTAAACTAGAATTTGAAAACGAGTTGAACCGTGTGTGTGGCCACTGCGAAGATTCGCCTTTCAAGGACGAAGCCTGGGCCTTGCTGGTGGATGAGAGCCCTCAGAAGGCCCCGGACGCAGACTCTGGCGGCCTCAGGCAGGCTTTCGATGACCGCAATATCGTGGAGACTGTTCTGGACTTGGAAGAGGACTACAATTTGATGACCTCTTTTAAATACCAAATTGAGTAA